GAGGGTTCGTTTGAAAACGGAAGCTGCCCGCGGCCTCGACCAAAATGATGCCGGCATCGAGGCGGCTGTCCTTGAGCTCGTCCAAGGCCTTCTGCACTTTTCGGCCATCCCGCACGCCCGTCATGCGCTTGAGGTCGGCCATGGTCAGGAGCTTGTCGCTGGCAAACAGCAGGCTCTCGATGACGGAAACCAAGCGCGCGCCTTCGAGCCGTTCCAGGCCCTCGATGCCATCGGGTTCGCCGCTGCCCTCGTCTTCGCCCGGTGGGCTCAACGCAAACGAATCCTCGTCTGCCGGGTCCGCAGCGACTGCGTCGTCCACCTCCTCGGGCGGGGTGGCGCCGTCCGCACCAAAGAGATTGCGTACGTTGTCGGGCAACTCCTCAGCCTCGAGCGCTTCGAGCACGGCAGCGTCGTCCCACGAGATCGACTCTTCGTCCTCGAGCGCTGCGGCCCCTCGTTCCGAAACAATCTGCCCCTCTGCCGCGTCCTCGGTCGAGGGCGCCGGGCCCTCCTCCTCGCGTTGCGGGGCGTCCGAAACCTCTGCGCTCGCGGCCACCGCGCGTTTGCGCTTGCGCGCCTTGCTCTCCGCGTGGTCCATGGCGGCGGCGAGCGACGCGCCCTCGAGCGCCATGTCACTGTCCTGCCGCTCCGCCTCGACCTCCGCCTCCGAAGGAAACGCGTCACTCACCATGGATGCGGCATCCGCGACGCCGGGGGCCTCGGCGGCCTTCCCCGTGTCTTGCTGCTTCCCCTGCTTACGCTTGGCCATCGGGCTCCTCGTTCACCTGCTGGGGTTCCAGATTGTGGTTGTCATGCACGTCGACAGCCGCTTCCTCAACGGAGACAGCCGCTTCCTCAACGGAGACAGCCGTTTCCGCGATGACAGACGCCTCGGCCTCTGCCGCCTCTGCGTTTCGAGGAAGCTCCTCCTCCGCTGTCGCCTCGACCGCCGCGGCCCTGTCGGCCTCTCCGTCGGAGGTGGTGCTGAGCTGACGCGCGCGGCGCAAGACCTCGTCGCTGGTGGACGAGGCGCGGGCCACGAAGAAGGTCTCCGAAACGGGGTCTTGCAGCACCCGAATGGCCTTGAGTTTCGCGAGTTCGAGCACCGCCAACAAGGTGACCACCACCTGGTGGCGAAGCTCCACCAGCGGGAGCGTAAAATCGATGATGCTGTCGAAGCGAAAGCTCCCCTCGCCGGCCTCCAGCTTGTCGATGAGCTGGTTGATCCGCTGGGCCACCGACATGCGATCGATGACCACGTCGTGGGTGTGCTCGACGGGAGCGTCCTTGAGCAGATCCGCGAAGTGCTCGATGAGTTTCCAGGGAGAGTGCTCGGCCAGCACCTCCGGTCCCTTCTCGATGCTGACCGGCATGCCCCGTCCGAACACGTTTTTGCCTTCGATCGGGCGGTTGCCCAGCTGTTCCGCCGCGTCCTTGTACTTCTGGTACTCCAACAGCCGCCGAATCAACTCCTCTTTGGGATCACCAGACTCCTCCGCATCGTCGGCTTGCACATCGAGGGGCTCCGGGGCCGGCACCAGCTCGCGGGACTTGAGGTACGCCAGGGTGGCCGCCATCACCAGGTACTCGGCCGCAACCTCGACGGAGAGCGACTGCATGAGGT
The DNA window shown above is from Myxococcales bacterium and carries:
- the scpB gene encoding SMC-Scp complex subunit ScpB, whose protein sequence is MAKRKQGKQQDTGKAAEAPGVADAASMVSDAFPSEAEVEAERQDSDMALEGASLAAAMDHAESKARKRKRAVAASAEVSDAPQREEEGPAPSTEDAAEGQIVSERGAAALEDEESISWDDAAVLEALEAEELPDNVRNLFGADGATPPEEVDDAVAADPADEDSFALSPPGEDEGSGEPDGIEGLERLEGARLVSVIESLLFASDKLLTMADLKRMTGVRDGRKVQKALDELKDSRLDAGIILVEAAGSFRFQTNPRNADFVGKMVQGKPVRLSRAMMEALAIVAYKQPITRPEVDDIRGVDCGPVLKTLLERNLIRVIGKKEDVGRPLLYGTTPEFLKTFSLSDLTELPTLREFHELGAEESKKMKDTFGADEAPAGARASAEGPEADVTAAPETGAPPQPEVRVDGLKGDRPSAFSNNTIADVPEDDSLIEELERATEAATRALEAGKGEPGQTPS
- a CDS encoding segregation/condensation protein A, producing the protein MSEAADTSEVANTPSGRERAPAPEGQGPEIPDNLTYRVVLPEFEGPLDLLLFLCKSHEIDILDIPIAFVTEKYLEYLDLMQSLSVEVAAEYLVMAATLAYLKSRELVPAPEPLDVQADDAEESGDPKEELIRRLLEYQKYKDAAEQLGNRPIEGKNVFGRGMPVSIEKGPEVLAEHSPWKLIEHFADLLKDAPVEHTHDVVIDRMSVAQRINQLIDKLEAGEGSFRFDSIIDFTLPLVELRHQVVVTLLAVLELAKLKAIRVLQDPVSETFFVARASSTSDEVLRRARQLSTTSDGEADRAAAVEATAEEELPRNAEAAEAEASVIAETAVSVEEAAVSVEEAAVDVHDNHNLEPQQVNEEPDGQA